The genomic DNA ACGATCGAAACAAAATCGGGCAACTCGGCTCGAAGCAGCTCTCCCACGCCCTCTCCGATGTGCGCCGAGGTCAGCGAGCAGCCGTGGCACGCGCCGGCGATCCGGACGAACACCCTGCCCTGCGCCGCGTCCACGAACTCGATATCGCCCCCGTCCATCCGCAGGTACGGCCGCACGTTTTCAATAATCCGCCGCGCCTTTTCCCGGAATATTTCCGGCGGCGTGATACCGACGAAATCGCCCTGCTCTTCCGCGGCGCTTTCCAAATCCTCAACCTTGAATGCGTAATCGCTCATCTCTAGCCCACACTTCCTTCCATTTCAAGCGCGATAAGCCGGTTCATTTCGACCGCGTATTCAAGCGGCAGCTCCTTCGTGACCGGCTCCAGGAATCCGTTGATTATCATCGCAAGCGCGGTGTCTTCGTCAAGTCCGCGGCTCTGTAAATAAAACAGCTGCTCTTCCGAAACTTTCGAAACGCGCGCTTCATGACCCACGCTTGCCTGCTGCTCCTCGATTTCGATGTACGGGTAAGTATCGGTTGACGCCTGGTCATCCATCAACAGCGCATCGCATTCGACATTCGCCTTTGCGCCGATTGCTCCCTTGTGCACCTTCAGCAGGCCGCGGTAGCTTGAGCGCCCCGTCCCCTTTGAAATCGACTTGCTGGTAATCCGGCTCGTAGTGTGCGGCGCGGCATGCGTTATCTTCGCACCCGCGTCCTGGTGCTGGCCGTTGCCCGCGTACGCGATCGAAAGCACTTCGCCGTGCGCGCGCGGCCCGCGCAGAATCACCGCGGGATATTTCATCGTGAGCTGGCTGCCGATATTGCAGTCAACCCACTCCATAACCGCGTCCTCGTCGGCGACAGCTCGCTTCGTCACAAGGTTATACACGTCGTTCGACCAGTTCTGGATCGTCGTGTAGCGAACCTTCGCGCCCTTCTTGACGATGATTTCGACGACCGCGCTGTGCAGCGCGTCCTTCGTATACACCGGCGCGGTGCAGCCTTCGACGTAGTGCACGTCGCTGCCCTCGTCCGCGATAATCAGCGTGCGCTCGAACTGCCCCGCGTTCTTCGCGTTTATCCTGAAGTACGCCTGAAGCGGAATTTCCACCTTCACGCCCTTCGGCACGTAAACGAAGCTGCCCCCGCTCCAGACGGCGGAATTGAGCGCCGCGAACTTGTTGTCCTCCGGCGGGATGATCGTACCGAAATACTCCTTGAAGAACTCCGGATGTTCTCGCAGAGCCGTGTCGGTATCCATGAAAATCACGCCTTGCTCAACCCACTTGCCCTTCAAGTTGTGGTAGACGACCTCGCTGTCGTATTGCGCGCCGACGCCGGCCAGCATTTCCTTCTCCGCCTCGGGAATCCCGATTCGGTCGAATGTGCGCTTGATGCTTTCGGGCACGTCGTCCCAGGTGCGGGCGTTGCCGCCTTCGGGCTTCAGGTAGTAGTAAATCTCGTCGAAGTTAATCTTCGAAAGATCGCCGCCCCAGGTGGGCATGGGGCGCTGCATGAAATGCCGCAGCGAGCGCAGCCTGAATTCGCGCATCCAG from bacterium includes the following:
- the sufB gene encoding Fe-S cluster assembly protein SufB; its protein translation is MPNTDTIEKKEIGLDLGSYKYGFHDDDVKYAYKAEPGLSEATIHMISDLKGEPDWMREFRLRSLRHFMQRPMPTWGGDLSKINFDEIYYYLKPEGGNARTWDDVPESIKRTFDRIGIPEAEKEMLAGVGAQYDSEVVYHNLKGKWVEQGVIFMDTDTALREHPEFFKEYFGTIIPPEDNKFAALNSAVWSGGSFVYVPKGVKVEIPLQAYFRINAKNAGQFERTLIIADEGSDVHYVEGCTAPVYTKDALHSAVVEIIVKKGAKVRYTTIQNWSNDVYNLVTKRAVADEDAVMEWVDCNIGSQLTMKYPAVILRGPRAHGEVLSIAYAGNGQHQDAGAKITHAAPHTTSRITSKSISKGTGRSSYRGLLKVHKGAIGAKANVECDALLMDDQASTDTYPYIEIEEQQASVGHEARVSKVSEEQLFYLQSRGLDEDTALAMIINGFLEPVTKELPLEYAVEMNRLIALEMEGSVG
- a CDS encoding NifU family protein, which gives rise to MSDYAFKVEDLESAAEEQGDFVGITPPEIFREKARRIIENVRPYLRMDGGDIEFVDAAQGRVFVRIAGACHGCSLTSAHIGEGVGELLRAELPDFVSIVPVLD